The Streptomyces sp. 840.1 genome contains a region encoding:
- a CDS encoding DUF6009 family protein has translation MSALPQEGDVAQEVEIVWLEDPKGLDYVRQALDKVNTRKGKPRYERDGRLIGYTNLAPKAPRSADSGLFARRTFYLLPHDRPNRPDDPECPYKVGSPLEAVDPRTVAPGEVGEKTSRSQGTAEIVPAGS, from the coding sequence ATGAGCGCGCTGCCCCAGGAAGGCGATGTTGCCCAGGAAGTCGAGATCGTGTGGCTCGAGGATCCGAAGGGCCTCGACTACGTACGTCAGGCCCTGGACAAGGTCAACACGCGCAAGGGCAAGCCACGGTACGAGCGTGACGGCCGTCTCATCGGCTACACGAACCTCGCCCCGAAGGCGCCCCGAAGCGCGGACAGCGGACTGTTCGCCCGCCGTACGTTCTACCTGCTGCCGCACGACCGCCCCAACCGGCCCGACGACCCCGAGTGCCCCTACAAGGTCGGCTCGCCCCTCGAGGCGGTCGACCCGCGTACGGTCGCGCCGGGCGAGGTGGGGGAGAAGACCAGCCGATCGCAGGGCACTGCGGAGATAGTCCCGGCCGGCTCCTGA
- a CDS encoding DoxX family protein has translation MAVLRRIARPLLATPFIAEAEHALRSPRPLATGTALRAQQLGVTVDDPLTLVRLNAAVQIVAGGALALGRFPRSASLVLAASLVPTTLAEHAWWKEKDPELRKDQQFHFARRVGLFGALLLAAADAHGKPSAAYRARTAAHASRKKAHRATAKAGGQLQSAIETVGASASDAAGGAGRAVSSAAESARAMLPGQ, from the coding sequence ATGGCTGTACTGAGAAGAATCGCCCGCCCGCTGCTGGCCACCCCGTTCATCGCCGAGGCGGAGCACGCGCTGCGCAGCCCACGCCCCCTCGCGACCGGCACTGCCCTCCGAGCGCAGCAGCTCGGCGTCACCGTTGACGACCCGCTGACACTGGTCCGGCTCAACGCCGCAGTCCAGATCGTCGCGGGCGGAGCGCTCGCGCTGGGCCGCTTCCCTCGATCCGCCTCACTCGTCCTGGCCGCGAGCCTCGTGCCGACCACCCTGGCCGAGCATGCGTGGTGGAAGGAGAAGGACCCGGAACTGCGTAAGGACCAACAGTTCCACTTCGCCCGGCGCGTCGGCCTGTTCGGCGCGCTACTGCTCGCCGCTGCCGATGCCCACGGCAAACCGTCGGCGGCCTACCGCGCTCGTACAGCGGCGCACGCCAGCCGGAAGAAGGCCCACAGAGCCACGGCCAAGGCAGGCGGACAGTTGCAATCGGCGATCGAAACGGTGGGCGCGAGCGCGTCCGATGCCGCCGGCGGCGCCGGCCGGGCAGTGAGCTCCGCCGCCGAGTCCGCACGCGCGATGCTGCCCGGCCAGTAG
- a CDS encoding LysR family transcriptional regulator: protein MTHIERVDLNLLAPLAALLEERHVSRAAEVAGMSQPAMSRALQRLRDTLGDELLVRTPGGYRLTPRAERLQRQLRAVLPRLESLFAPEGFDPAEAAETFRVAGTDFTQVFAPAVFQRVFRESPRSTLHFRTWHDAIYEDLDRGVVDLVFFARSTPLPALRTELLLEDRFVCVLSADHPLAERPAIALEEYLGATHVIVGTIGERQTAIEQRLEDLGEHRRAGLTVPYHSLALRSVPGTRLILTLPARLLAEQRPDPGIRILPAPEEIRPLGYLMAWHPRLDGDLGQRWLRNAIRAVTSELPEPTQH, encoded by the coding sequence ATGACGCATATCGAACGGGTCGACCTCAATCTGCTGGCTCCGCTGGCCGCGCTGCTGGAGGAGCGGCATGTCTCGCGCGCCGCCGAAGTCGCCGGAATGAGCCAGCCTGCGATGAGCAGGGCCCTGCAGCGGCTGCGGGACACCCTCGGCGACGAGCTGCTGGTGCGCACGCCGGGCGGGTACCGCCTCACCCCGCGCGCCGAGCGCCTCCAGCGTCAGCTGCGGGCAGTCCTGCCGCGGCTGGAGAGCCTGTTCGCCCCGGAAGGGTTCGACCCCGCCGAGGCCGCCGAGACCTTTCGGGTCGCGGGGACCGACTTCACCCAGGTGTTCGCGCCCGCGGTCTTCCAGCGTGTGTTCCGGGAGTCGCCGCGCTCCACGCTGCACTTCCGCACCTGGCACGACGCCATCTACGAGGACCTCGACCGGGGGGTCGTCGACCTGGTGTTCTTCGCCAGATCAACGCCACTCCCCGCCCTGCGCACCGAACTTCTCCTCGAGGACCGGTTCGTCTGCGTACTCTCCGCCGACCACCCGCTCGCCGAACGTCCGGCGATCGCCCTGGAGGAGTACTTGGGCGCCACCCATGTCATCGTCGGCACCATCGGCGAGCGGCAGACCGCGATCGAGCAACGCCTGGAAGACCTCGGAGAGCACCGCCGGGCCGGGCTGACCGTCCCCTACCATTCGCTGGCCCTGCGCTCGGTCCCGGGCACCCGGCTGATCCTCACACTGCCCGCGCGGCTACTCGCGGAGCAACGCCCGGATCCCGGCATCCGAATCCTGCCCGCTCCCGAGGAAATCCGCCCACTGGGCTACCTGATGGCCTGGCACCCCCGGCTCGACGGCGACCTGGGGCAGCGCTGGCTCCGGAACGCCATCCGCGCCGTCACCTCCGAACTGCCGGAGCCGACCCAGCACTAG
- a CDS encoding SDR family oxidoreductase, with product MNGAVLQHGTSRPRVAVVTGGSGGIGGAVAHRLAADGMAVVVHYAGSATKAEAVVESVIAAGGTAVALPGDVAEPAEMTGLFDAVEERFGGVDVVVNTAGIMLLAPLAEMELEAFDRMHRVNVRGTFVVSRLAAHRLRPGGALINFSTSVTRLQQPGYGGYAATKGAVEAMTLILARELRGRDVTVNAVAPGPTATPLFAEGKSEELIARIAAAAPLERLGTPEDIAEAVAFLAGSAGRWVNGQVLYSNGGIA from the coding sequence ATGAACGGCGCGGTATTGCAGCACGGAACCAGCCGGCCCCGGGTGGCTGTGGTGACCGGCGGCTCGGGCGGAATCGGGGGCGCGGTCGCGCACCGGCTGGCTGCGGACGGCATGGCAGTCGTCGTCCACTACGCGGGTAGCGCGACGAAGGCCGAGGCGGTCGTCGAGTCGGTGATCGCAGCCGGCGGCACGGCGGTGGCCCTGCCCGGCGACGTCGCCGAACCGGCGGAGATGACCGGGCTCTTCGACGCCGTCGAGGAACGTTTCGGCGGCGTCGACGTGGTCGTCAACACCGCGGGGATTATGCTGCTGGCCCCGCTCGCCGAGATGGAGCTGGAAGCCTTCGACCGGATGCACCGGGTCAACGTCCGCGGCACCTTCGTGGTCTCCCGGCTCGCGGCCCACAGGCTGCGCCCCGGCGGCGCGCTGATCAACTTCTCCACCTCGGTGACCCGGCTCCAGCAGCCCGGCTACGGCGGATACGCGGCGACCAAGGGCGCGGTCGAGGCCATGACCCTGATCCTGGCACGCGAACTGCGCGGCCGGGACGTCACCGTCAACGCGGTGGCCCCCGGACCGACCGCGACACCGCTTTTCGCCGAGGGCAAGAGCGAGGAGCTGATCGCCCGGATCGCCGCCGCCGCACCCCTGGAGCGGCTCGGCACACCCGAGGACATCGCCGAGGCCGTCGCCTTTCTGGCCGGGTCCGCCGGCCGCTGGGTCAACGGCCAGGTGCTGTACAGCAACGGCGGCATCGCCTGA
- a CDS encoding SDR family oxidoreductase encodes MSTVLITGAATGIGNLTARALARAGHRVYASMRAPGGRNAARAEDLHRLAAAERLDLHVIELDVTSQESADSAVAAVLENAGALDVVIHNAGHLVTGYVEAFTAEEIAHLVDVNTLGVQRLNRAALPHLRGQGSGTLLYVGSTIPVTTPPFLGPYVVSKAAMDALALVTSYEVAPLGIETVIVMPGAFTHGTNHFPSAGRPADATGVTAGYRALDPLVARNEQATEGLFAPGMQADPSVVAKEITRILSLPFGERPFRSVVDLTNSLVEQANSAVLKARTDFVRRMGFEDVLHVTRA; translated from the coding sequence ATGTCGACTGTGCTCATCACGGGCGCCGCCACCGGTATTGGCAACCTCACCGCGCGAGCCCTGGCACGGGCCGGCCACCGCGTCTACGCCTCGATGCGGGCCCCCGGCGGCCGCAACGCCGCCCGCGCCGAGGACCTGCACCGCCTGGCCGCGGCCGAACGCCTCGACCTGCACGTGATCGAACTCGACGTCACCTCCCAGGAGTCCGCCGACAGCGCGGTGGCGGCCGTGCTCGAGAACGCGGGAGCGCTCGACGTCGTCATCCACAACGCCGGGCACCTGGTCACCGGCTACGTCGAGGCCTTCACCGCCGAGGAGATCGCCCACCTGGTCGACGTCAACACCCTCGGCGTCCAACGGCTCAACCGCGCCGCGCTGCCGCACCTGCGCGGGCAGGGCAGCGGCACCCTCCTCTACGTGGGCAGCACCATCCCGGTGACCACCCCGCCGTTCCTCGGTCCGTACGTGGTGTCGAAGGCGGCGATGGACGCACTGGCCCTGGTGACCTCCTACGAGGTGGCCCCGCTCGGCATCGAGACGGTGATCGTCATGCCGGGAGCCTTCACCCACGGCACCAACCACTTCCCCAGCGCAGGACGGCCCGCGGATGCCACCGGTGTCACCGCCGGCTACCGGGCCCTGGACCCGCTGGTCGCCCGCAACGAGCAGGCCACGGAAGGCTTGTTCGCCCCGGGCATGCAGGCAGACCCCTCGGTCGTGGCCAAGGAGATCACCAGGATCCTGTCCCTGCCCTTCGGCGAGCGCCCTTTCCGCAGCGTGGTGGACCTGACCAACTCCCTGGTCGAGCAGGCCAACTCCGCGGTGCTCAAGGCTCGCACGGACTTCGTGCGGCGCATGGGCTTCGAGGATGTCCTGCACGTCACCCGAGCGTAG